The Vespa velutina chromosome 2, iVesVel2.1, whole genome shotgun sequence sequence GTGAAACACGATCACGTAGTGATTCTCCAATGAAGCTCCCGAAGAGAATTCCGAAGAGGATCAGACTGTCAGGCTACCGACTCTCCCTTTTGTCGTTGATAAATCGTGAGATAACGAAATTGCGGTAACGAGCGCGAAAGTTATACGATGCTTACTATCATTAGGATCACATGGAGgattatcgaataattatgAAAGACGATACGTAGGAAATATAGAGAAGAATAAttggtataaaaaagaaagaagaaaaagaaaaaggtgaaataagaaagaggatAAGAATAAATTGAAGCAATCGTAAAGGATTAATTAAATGTGaattaaaaactttcttttttttttttttttaactatccgaatgaatattctttatttttatcttcttctgttattttttttttttttttttttttaatttcttcaattATTACCTCGATTACTTATACagatattaattcgataataggATTGGAGGATGATCTATGTATCTTTTATctaaagggggagaaaaaaagagaagaaaaaaagaaattcgaattatcgaatataatttgTCTTCACGGAACTTTTTTTGTACTTGAACATGATTATAAATCTTGCCGAGTAATCGGCAAGGAAGTTTCACACGTTTAAAGGAGGATCGGAGGAAGGATtgggagagaagagaacgcGTTCTCCCTTTATCGAGTGAGTTCCAGCTGTCGACGGCAAGACCCTTCTTAAAGCAAGGTCATCTCTCAAGGTCCGTCTCGAAAGTGCCGCCGGCCTGTTCGAGGTATCGAATTAAAGTACAGACTAAGTCACATTAATCTTACCAGGGGAACAATCTCATCGGGGTTTAAGCGTTactcactctttctatctttctctttctttctttctttctctctctctctctctctctctctctctctcactttatctctctctttctctctttcaagagTGTCAAGGGTGAGAAGACTCGTCGACGAAGGTGTTCGTACTACCGAGGTAACTTCATCCTATCGATTTCTGTATCTTTCCTACTTCTACTTTTACACCCTTCCTTAgttcgcctctctctctctctctctctctctctctctctcttttctctctcttttcgctctctgactctctttttttatttaactctCCGTCTTTcgagaagatagagaaaaagaaaagtgcaaGAGACCGAAAGACGAGTGATTTATCAAGATCTCACCGAGAGAAATTTCGTATTCAGCGAATAGCATGTTCCTCCATTCAGCCACGGATAGGCCTTCGTAACTCATCGTACTTCTCTCTACATATTccttttcgttcgatttttgATATCGGCCAGtcgtagaaaaaggaaatagaaaacagGCAACCACCAACGTCATCGGTCTTTGTcaggcttttttttttttttgcttttccttttttttccccctcgaAAAATCTGCTGACTAgggatgaatttttctttctcatttttcgtAGAGAAAATCAAAACGATTGATGAAGGACtgttttaaaatttacattccCTTACGATCGATtcgttacatacatataaatacatacatatatatacacacacacacacacacacacatacacacgtacgtatatatctacgtacgcGTACGAAAGGTCTATAGagcctttctttttcattggcTTTAGAAATgctataaaaattcaatattcatTTCGATTTGCTTTATGCCATCCTCAAGTACAATTATACAtggaaatgttaaaaaattcaattctcCCATTGAGAAGGAATAGTATCCACCGAGGACATTGGCACGATTCCAATTACCACAATGCCTCGTTGATTCTCGTTAGAATATTACTCCATTGTTTGCCACGCTACACCGTAACGTTCCAttgttctaataaaaaaaagaaatttaaaaaaaaaaaaaagaaaaaaacacattTAATGGACAACCAGTTCGCACTATATATCTCACCcttctcccctctttctctctctcttctatctcaCTGTTACCAATGTCCGACGTTCCTGAAATATTCGCTATTCATCTCACCcaagttatatgtatatacatatctatgtacattCATATACCTATATTATAGGTATAGTCAGGCGATGCTGTCAGCAGCAAGGCTACGCGAGAGATCCGATATTCCTATTTACAGATTCATTGTTTGACGATAGCGCTATATCTCCTGCGATTTAAACATCCCGCGCGAAAACGGAACAGAAACGACGGAATATCGGGAGTTATTAATCGCCGGGAATAATCGTCTCGTTTATTGTCGCCTTTCAAACGACTCTACGTTACTCCGACTACGTTTTTCCGActgcttgtttctttttttttttgttcttttttttctttctttctttctttctttctttctttctttctattttccttcttcccttttttttttcttctcgttgatggatagatttttcaattttttctcccttcctttttttcatttttctcttcttgttccttcccttttttcttttttttttcttttgtttttttttcctttctttcttttcttttttctttttttttttttttcttttttttttttgtcgctcTTATCGTGCTGCTCCtcgcacgtatgtatgtacgtatgacGATCAcgcgaagaaaagaagaaagaaaaagagtaaaaaaaaaaaggagaaaataaaaaaaaattggagcAACGCGAGCGTTCTCTCTTCACGCGTTTTCCGTCGCCCACGTGGCTGgggataaaaaaagtaaagagaggaaaagaaaaggaaaaaaaaaaaagaagagaaaaggaaaaaaaagaagaagaagagaaaaaagattctaCTTTTCTCACGCATTTTTTCACGCGTAAATCGTACCGACTACGAGTGCCAAGCGTTCCTTTTCGTATTTTTGTTGTCCacattcttcttccttttttctttcttctccttttattctAATCCGCAAGATCGTCCACACGGATACGCGAACGCGTATGAaaccattttttttcaacgaaaacgGAATAAGCTCCGCcgttggggaaaaaaaagaattaagagaaaaaaaggaaaaaacaaaagaaacaacaacaaaataaaaaaaaaaaaagaaaaagaaagaaaaaaaatcacaaaagggtgaaaacaaaaattcataaattattaaattctttcatgaaaattataaacgaaACTTATTACTTATAATGTTACTTGTTTATCCATAAATCAATTCGTTTGATGAAAAATCATCGATCAATTgttgtttttaaaaaaaagaaaaaaggaacaagaaaagagaaggaaatagaaagaacaaggaaaaaaaaaaggaaaagaaaagaaagagggaagaaaagaaaaagaaaaaaaaaatatcaataaaaaataataccgataaaaatcatttaaaatgtttacgaGGATATTCTTTACGAGTTTGTCCTATCGATTAATGTTCTCATTTAAGACGACATTGTGAACGCTCCCTTAACGAAACTCGTGAGAGTGCAGctcgttaattaattgtaatgcCGTACCGATTCAGAAACTCGCAGGCTGACTGCCGGCGCACTGTCGCTCGAGGAGACCCAGAGGGgttggaagagagagaaagagagagagagagaaagtaaaagggaGGTtaactccctctctctctctttctctttctctctctctctctctctctctctctctctctctctctctcgctctttcgttCTCCTATCGGACGGGGTGGCTGCGAGAGAATTACGCTCACCCGGTAATTAGTACTAATAAACGAGGGATAGGCACTGGCACTGCTGCTACTGCCACCGCCGTACGCGCGAGAGCTACGCACTTTAGTCCAATGTTTACGCGAGGggagagaattatttttcaaagtgtCGACTAGGCACCCCGTTGCCTTCAACCACCACCAGCACGATTAtcctctattttttatttctttccgcgtattctttttttgcattctttccttctttctttctttctttctttctttctttctttctttctttctctctttctcattttcttttcctttttatatttttctctggcatttctttttacgataaattgaACAAATTAATCTAAAGGATAGTTAAATGTTTAtctaatttattcaatataattttatctaaaaatttgttttcctttccaaTTCTAACGTAATTCTTACGAATCTCCCTATAGCTATCTCGCCGAATGTTTATTTAGGagaaatttattgtatataattttgtcgataattaaacaaagatattctatttaatttgatatattttttgataatatcgaaatatatctCGGATCTCTAAATTGTTttggaatataaataaatgtatatattgatattgtaaagttatatgtatacatgaaaaatattatacatattacgatgttaaattaattcattaatcgtatttcttaatttttagagagagatagatagatagatagatagatagatagatagatagatagatagatttttatctcaacagagagagagagagagagagagagagagagagagagacgcttTTCTCTTGAAGAATtcctatgaaagaaaattaattgcattgaaaaaaaaaaaagaaaaaaaaaagaaaaaaagattaaaggaTAGAATGAAATGCAGGCTTCATTGAATCTAGGACAGTAATGATCACCAAGAAGAgaataatcaaaaaagaagaaaaacgagaaatggAAAGATGATAGTTACTTGataattttactttcaatCATCGcagcttcttttttatttgtatctcTCAAATGTACATCGACACTGACTGGGTCTTTTCGACTCGTTTCTTCGCCTATCTacttttcgaatttattcCCCGGTCGAGCCATGAAAAGCGCATTTGCCGCGATAGCAATTTCGTTCCCTCTTACATCCCTACCCTTAAGGCTCGTCGAAGAATCGTAAAAAACTACGGAACCACGACACGTTCGATTCGTACATTAAGTCTCGCTTTGTTGTTAGCTCTTGCgcaagaggaaataaaaaaaaaaaaaaaagaaaatatctttccgCAAGATGCTGAGAAGCAAAACctcgtatcatttttttcgtttttttttttttttctttttttctttctttccctcattccttcattctttttgtGGAAGACTCAACATTTGATCGAAACAACTAACGATTAATTCGCATTTCATGATTCAAACGTTTAATCAAATTCCCCTTTCGATTCAgtcattttcctttcattttcctaAGTATTATTTTCTAGCTCGAGAACTTTCACCAATTAGATTCACGACTTCCTTCATTGTTGTCGATGAAACAGAAGGATGGGGAAAGGCAAATAAATCCGCCTTGAACAGAGAATGTGctataaagaatgaaatatatatttctcgcaGGTGCGTTTACAATTTACGTActaatttgtttctttactcgtttcatttcattaaacGATTGTGCTGGTGAAAATTAACTGAATGATATACGTTctaactacatatatatttttttaatgtataatataatatatctatatatgtatatacatatataattgaaaaaaaaaatatatatatatatgcttgatatacatatgcatatgtataaataatctaaattatttacatattatatacatatgtaatatgaCTTAGGTCATTTTCAtaatcaagaagaaaaatggtCGATAATCAAagataattgaatttaattgacCTAGTAACACCATTggtctttaatttatttttttttcttcttcttcttcttcttcttcttcttcttcttccttcaaaCAATtgataagaggaagaaattcACAGGAGAGATAAAACTGCAATAGATAGAAATGGTAACGATCAAGGTAATCATAAATTTGCGATTCTTTCGTACAAAATAAGCGAACAATATCCTTGTCATTTTCCAGAGGCTCTCGACGGCGAAATCACCGAAGGAAAATTGTCCCTTTGCCCCGGGACACGGCGAATGATGTCTCGGACGAGGTCGTCTCGCTTCACGATAGGCGACTACGGTCCATTGAGTTTTACGACATGGACCACAAACCGAAATATCTTGCGAACAACGAGCGAGGTACAGAATCACTAGTCCACAATTTTCCAACGAGAAATCGAAGAGCCGCAACTGCAAGAAAGGAACGTGTCTGGGATCATGGTGTTATACCTTATGAGATCGATGGTAACTTTTCCGGAGCTCACAAGGCACTTTTCAAGCAAGCCATGAGACATTGGGAAAACTTTACTTGCGTCAAGTTCGTCGAGAGAGTACCAAGAGAACATCCTAATTATATTCTCTTCACGGAAAGACCCTGTGGGTGAGTTCTTACTTACCATCTTTgtgaatgattttatatagcgatcataaaattatttaaaagaaaaagaaaaaaattaattaatatttttcaataaaatagattggatctagagataagaaagaaaataaaaaaaagtaaagaaaacagaagaagaaaagaaggggaatatttatatttaaaataattacaacgattaagaaaatatagatgTACTTTCTATATTTTGTATCACGTTCAGATTTTTCATTCTCACGTGCTCATACATATTCTAAGATTAATGTATGGGATTAAAAACATTTGAtagaataatgaatatttaaatataatgttagATCCAAcgattgaaagaaagatatttttatttaaaatagaatagaactaaattatacatataccgtattttttattttttgcaatttACATTCTcatatattcatgtatattataaaacttaaAGTAAAGTAATCAGATCActtgatataataatgaatatttcaataaaatattaagtaaaACGATTAAGAGAAGAGATtaagtttttatattaaataaaatatatagacaaGATCTAggtatgttttatattatgtatttttcatatttaacatTCTCAcgtattcacatatatatatcattagatTTACGTGAAGTTCAAAAAATTGGAgccatttgaaaaatttgtaattactttctttctttctcttttctttttttttgtttttaacacACAAATTCAATTCTAAAAACGGGACACAtcttaaacataaaaaataataaaaataatcgcgaatggtcttaaaaaaaatgtgcaaGTATGTGCATCGTCTTTTATATGTTACGCATTCTCACATATTCACAAACGTTATCATATGATTTGATTATAAAGAACATTAGTTATCTATTCGCAAATCTATTTCCGATAATACATTCCTTTgacttattttctttgtatttctttcCTATGACATCTCCAGATGCTGTTCCTTCGTCGGGAAAAGAGGTAACGGACCGCAAGCAATCAGTATCGGAAAAAACTGTGACAAGTTTGGTATAGTCGTTCATGAACTGGGCCACGTCGTTGGCTTCTGGCACGAACACACCAGACCGGATCGAGATCGACACGTACAAATCATTCGCGACAACATCATGAGTGGTGAGTAAGTGGAACCTTCCAGAGGGTGAGCTTTCAATTTCGTCCAAAGCCGATAGAGCCGCCCTGTCTAATTAACACGATTATTTGCAAAAGCGCTCGTAGCGTATCGCAATTATATGATGGAGTCCATTGGCTCGTCCTGATTCTAAACGGAAGGAGAGGTCAAagcttgagagagagagagagagagagagagaaaggtgtaaaatttaatttcgatcgGATCAGATTAGGCTGAGCGTGTTCCATTTTTTCCCAATTTCTCCGTAATAGCTATTTCGTTTGGCCGCCGTAGAAAGAATTATACTCACTTTTCACTATCTAGCGAGCTAAAattaacgatgacgataaatttttaaaatgcatatatacatatatacatatatgtatatatacatacatatatacgcacatgATTCATCATCGAGACATTTGGAAAATCATTACTTCAAGTTACATTCGAATTTCCCGCTATTCTCCTCATACTCATTGATGGGACATTCAAATAGCTAAACGCACTATGTTTGGTGAACGTGCAACCGGATTTATCCAAGCGTAGATATACATCGTACGTGACTGGAGCAACGTTTAAGCGAGGAAAGATGTCCCGAGAGCTGAAGTGGAGAGAAGGGATCACTAACAATGGGATCGAGTTTGCCTTCGTAGCAAATGACTTTGCGCGGTAGATAAATGGGCCAATTTGTGGCAAGGCACATGGCAAATCTCGGTAATCCTTAACAACGTAGAAGCTGGAATGGTAGggaatattgtaatatttgcTTGCAAGTTGGATAACTCACCGATCGTCCCTCGATTAATGTTACGATAGTGGAAGGTTAAACATGGCTGTGTAAGTTTGATCGAACCATCGCCGTTATTATTTCAGAGACAGAAATCGGTTTACTGTATAAACGTATGAGACCTTTATCTTCATGTTTGCGTTAATATTCGTTCGCTTTTGCCTAATCGAAACATGAATCACTATTCTATGTATACCTGGAAACAAATGCCTATTAAACATTTTCAGGTcaggaatataattttaataaattgacGGATGAAGAAGTGAACTCGTTGGGTCTGCCATACGATTACGATTCTATCATGCATTACGCTAAGAATACATTCTCCAAGGGCATTTATTTGGACACGATTTTACCTATAGAGAATCACGGAAAGAAACGGCCTGAGATCGGCCAAAGGATACGGCTAAGCGAGGGTGATATCGCTCAAACGAATCTTCTTTACAAATGTTACAGTAAGAATACTTGGAATTGATCGTTCAAAGTGATTACACAATGagagaatattaataacaattttctttttcttttttatcaatcgaCTAGAATGTGGTAGAACTTTTCAAGAAAATAGCGGTAGCTTTGGTTCACCAACTCACCCTAACAGTTCTCCAGCGATTGATGGAGAACGATGCGAGTGGAGGATCACTGCTACCCATGGAGAAAGAATTGTCCTGAATATAACGTCCTTGGATATCTTCAAAAGCGATTATTGCCGTAGCGATTATCTCGAAATTCGTGATGGATATTGGTACAAAAGTCATGTACTCGGTAGGTATAATTTTCTCATCTGTTCGTTTGAAATTAATAGTTAATCGTTCGACAAAAAGCATATGGTAATatacaagaaatataaattgctTTTCACGTCGCGATTCAATTTGCAATAACCTTCCAATTTCCCTGACTCGTATCAATTAACTCATGGAATTCAATTTCGTAATGGAAATTAAAGTTTTCCCTTTCTCCCGTCATTAACTATAATTAAAATGCTATATCGCGGTATCATTCGTCGAGATAATAAAGTGTATAATCCATGAAAAGTATCCCTTTGATCTCAAAAATACCAACGTTTATACGATTGGTAGGTCGTTTTTGCGGGAGTGGCAAGATCCATGAGCCAGTGGTATCTACCGGAAGTCGTATGCTCGTAACTTATGTTACTTCTGAACGTCAAAGCGGGCATCGTGGTTTTACGGCGAGTTACGAAGCAGTATGCGGTGGTGATGTCGAATTGGATGGCGTTGGTCATTTGGAGTCACCTAATTATCCTGAAGAGTATCAGTCAAGTAAAGAATGCGTTTGGAAACTCTCCGTACCGCAGGATTATCAGGTCGCTTTGAAATTTCAATCGTTCGAGATTGAAAATCACGACAATTGCGTCTATGACTATGTCGAAATACGCGATGGTCACAATGCTGATTCCCCTTTGATCGGAGTCTATTGTGGCTATAAGATACCACCTGACATCAAATCTACCGGGAATAAATTGCTTGTTAAATTTGTTAGCGATGGATCCGTACAAAAAGCTGGATTCTCGGCAACTTTCATGAAAGGTAcgttttcattaatatcgtcgatagtttaataaaataaactgttCGATAAGTGTTACGAAaagtcataattttttttttttattatttttttttttttttttctttttattagaattcGATGAGTGTGAGTTGACCAATCATGGATGCGAACATGACTGTATAAATACTCTTGGTGGATTCGAGTGCTCTTGTAAAATCGGATACGAATTGCATTCTGATGGGAAACATTGTGAAGGTGAGTCCGTTATTGatcttcataatttttctgttgagattaaatattgaaatttattgaaaCCTTTCAGATGCATGCGGTGGTATTTTCGACGATAGCAATGGCACAATTACCAGTCCCTCTTTCCCAGAAACTTATCCAGGaaacaaaaattgtatttGGGAGATTATAGCACCACCACAATATCGTATCACTTTGAATTTCACACATTTCGATCTCGAAGGCAATAATGCCTATCAGCAAGAATGCGAATATGATTCTCTCGAAATAGCTAGCAAACTCGGTGACGATATTCTCAGAAAGCATGGAATTTTCTGTGGTGTTAGGTTACCACCAATGATCACATCGGAAGGCAACTCCATGAGGATCGTATTCACGTCAGATAACAGGTTCGAACGATCGACGAATAGAtttcaaatatcattttttttccaatatatcgaaatttttattgctCGTAAACTTTTTCAGTGTGCAGAAGACAGGCTTCGCCGCAGTCTTTTTCACCGACATGGATGAATGCGCGAATAACAATGGTGGTTGTCAGCACGAATGTAAGAATACGATAGGCTCCTATCAGTGTTCCTGCCACAATGGCTTTACACTTCATGAAAATGGCCACGATTGTAAAGAGGGTGGCTGCAAGTACGAGATTACGGCGCCCGTAGGCACCATTACGTCGCCCAATTTTCCTGAGTATTATCCTGGCCGGAAGGACTGTGTTTGGCACTTCACTACCAAGCCGGGACATCGTATCAAACTGGTCGGTTTACATTTTTATGAC is a genomic window containing:
- the LOC124947013 gene encoding bone morphogenetic protein 1 isoform X2, giving the protein MNNEAHREEEESVVSQGKPEPIMVDRNQYSMGGEFEDGFIFNVRNVDTNPEIKEEGIEIRLESTTLPAKKRHLAHRQNYLTITETSNIREGRIKQTTPKILDDIDFSIGSTTAKTRNAQEDNIEEIGGYTSTIRPETTTQDRSKQRHRRHHRRRGSRRRNHRRKIVPLPRDTANDVSDEVVSLHDRRLRSIEFYDMDHKPKYLANNERGTESLVHNFPTRNRRAATARKERVWDHGVIPYEIDGNFSGAHKALFKQAMRHWENFTCVKFVERVPREHPNYILFTERPCGCCSFVGKRGNGPQAISIGKNCDKFGIVVHELGHVVGFWHEHTRPDRDRHVQIIRDNIMSGQEYNFNKLTDEEVNSLGLPYDYDSIMHYAKNTFSKGIYLDTILPIENHGKKRPEIGQRIRLSEGDIAQTNLLYKCYKCGRTFQENSGSFGSPTHPNSSPAIDGERCEWRITATHGERIVLNITSLDIFKSDYCRSDYLEIRDGYWYKSHVLGRFCGSGKIHEPVVSTGSRMLVTYVTSERQSGHRGFTASYEAVCGGDVELDGVGHLESPNYPEEYQSSKECVWKLSVPQDYQVALKFQSFEIENHDNCVYDYVEIRDGHNADSPLIGVYCGYKIPPDIKSTGNKLLVKFVSDGSVQKAGFSATFMKEFDECELTNHGCEHDCINTLGGFECSCKIGYELHSDGKHCEDACGGIFDDSNGTITSPSFPETYPGNKNCIWEIIAPPQYRITLNFTHFDLEGNNAYQQECEYDSLEIASKLGDDILRKHGIFCGVRLPPMITSEGNSMRIVFTSDNSVQKTGFAAVFFTDMDECANNNGGCQHECKNTIGSYQCSCHNGFTLHENGHDCKEGGCKYEITAPVGTITSPNFPEYYPGRKDCVWHFTTKPGHRIKLVFKVFEMESHQECAYDHIAIYDGDSPESHTLGRFCGTKEPHPISATGNQMYMIFKSDASVQRKGFQAIHSTACGGYLMATDKVKHLYSHVRYGYSNYDHGTDCDWTIEAPIGKNVHLSFFSFQLEYQSECGYDFVEIFSGLDASNPSFGRLCGNLNKTDYVSTSEALLVRFRTDDTISFKGFVAIFVAVDRQDSDESQGGEDDEDNENL
- the LOC124947013 gene encoding bone morphogenetic protein 1 isoform X1: MRLPMEIILSILCLTAVCLVDSRAVDKDSYEFEETKHHRHHRHKRFTIDELTNTRFSHAITGDLDIDVCKAGGFLGDIALPNIKYETEWRQQKLNKSYLEELEKYREEVLKEGLQVEEEGLTEILQFKNEHDMNNEAHREEEESVVSQGKPEPIMVDRNQYSMGGEFEDGFIFNVRNVDTNPEIKEEGIEIRLESTTLPAKKRHLAHRQNYLTITETSNIREGRIKQTTPKILDDIDFSIGSTTAKTRNAQEDNIEEIGGYTSTIRPETTTQDRSKQRHRRHHRRRGSRRRNHRRKIVPLPRDTANDVSDEVVSLHDRRLRSIEFYDMDHKPKYLANNERGTESLVHNFPTRNRRAATARKERVWDHGVIPYEIDGNFSGAHKALFKQAMRHWENFTCVKFVERVPREHPNYILFTERPCGCCSFVGKRGNGPQAISIGKNCDKFGIVVHELGHVVGFWHEHTRPDRDRHVQIIRDNIMSGQEYNFNKLTDEEVNSLGLPYDYDSIMHYAKNTFSKGIYLDTILPIENHGKKRPEIGQRIRLSEGDIAQTNLLYKCYKCGRTFQENSGSFGSPTHPNSSPAIDGERCEWRITATHGERIVLNITSLDIFKSDYCRSDYLEIRDGYWYKSHVLGRFCGSGKIHEPVVSTGSRMLVTYVTSERQSGHRGFTASYEAVCGGDVELDGVGHLESPNYPEEYQSSKECVWKLSVPQDYQVALKFQSFEIENHDNCVYDYVEIRDGHNADSPLIGVYCGYKIPPDIKSTGNKLLVKFVSDGSVQKAGFSATFMKEFDECELTNHGCEHDCINTLGGFECSCKIGYELHSDGKHCEDACGGIFDDSNGTITSPSFPETYPGNKNCIWEIIAPPQYRITLNFTHFDLEGNNAYQQECEYDSLEIASKLGDDILRKHGIFCGVRLPPMITSEGNSMRIVFTSDNSVQKTGFAAVFFTDMDECANNNGGCQHECKNTIGSYQCSCHNGFTLHENGHDCKEGGCKYEITAPVGTITSPNFPEYYPGRKDCVWHFTTKPGHRIKLVFKVFEMESHQECAYDHIAIYDGDSPESHTLGRFCGTKEPHPISATGNQMYMIFKSDASVQRKGFQAIHSTACGGYLMATDKVKHLYSHVRYGYSNYDHGTDCDWTIEAPIGKNVHLSFFSFQLEYQSECGYDFVEIFSGLDASNPSFGRLCGNLNKTDYVSTSEALLVRFRTDDTISFKGFVAIFVAVDRQDSDESQGGEDDEDNENL